The following DNA comes from Thermus oshimai DSM 12092.
CTGGCAGCCCACGCCGCAGTAGGGGCAGGTGGTGCGCATCTTAGACCTCCGTAAGGGGCCTTAAGGCCCCTGTGGGGCAGACCTGGACGCAGTTGCCGCAGAAGACGCAGGGGGTTTCCGGCAGGGGGCGGTCCAAGGGGGTGGTGGGGTGGGCGAGAAGGCCCCTCCCCGTCAGGGTGAGGGCGTAGACCCCCATGATCCCGTCCCCGCAGGCGTCCACGCAGCGGCGGCAGTTCACGCACTTGGCGTAGTCCCGGAGGAAAAAGGGGTTATCCTCTATGGCCTCCCGCCCCTTCCGGCCCGGCACCTCGCCCCAGCGTCCGGGCTCGGCCTCGAGGGCCAAGGCCAGGGCCTGGAGCTCCGGGGCCAGGCTGAGGTCGGTGGTGAGGAGGAGCCACTCCAGGAGGGTTTTCCTGAGGGCCCGTAGCCCCGGGGTGTCGCTCCATACCTCCATCCCCTCCCGGGCCTCCGTGGCGCAGGCGGGGCTTAGACGGCCGTCCACCTCCACCAAACAGAGGCGGCAGAGCCCCCGGGTTTCCGTGTGGGGGTGGTGGCAGAGGG
Coding sequences within:
- a CDS encoding 2Fe-2S iron-sulfur cluster-binding protein; translated protein: MRLKVDGKEMEAREGALLLELVQVPTLCHHPHTETRGLCRLCLVEVDGRLSPACATEAREGMEVWSDTPGLRALRKTLLEWLLLTTDLSLAPELQALALALEAEPGRWGEVPGRKGREAIEDNPFFLRDYAKCVNCRRCVDACGDGIMGVYALTLTGRGLLAHPTTPLDRPLPETPCVFCGNCVQVCPTGALRPLTEV